The Paenibacillus sp. YPG26 genome includes a window with the following:
- a CDS encoding TetR/AcrR family transcriptional regulator, translating into MPPVVSEDYKMQKKQDILSSALICFARKGYQQATMDDIVEQSGLSKGAIYNYFKSKDEIYFEAVNENTSSLQHAVQEQLQQLPASIDKVSFLFDTYLSNTHQDQAEMALFQVYYEFRLQSCRDEKIASFLKKRRQDLFINLIRDIITDGQGRGEIRTELDATVLAHTFWGLIDGASICVVTDPDYPYEAALSQMKQMFLAYIS; encoded by the coding sequence GTGCCGCCAGTAGTGTCGGAGGATTATAAAATGCAGAAGAAGCAGGATATTCTGTCCAGTGCGCTGATCTGCTTCGCCAGGAAGGGCTACCAGCAGGCTACAATGGATGATATCGTAGAGCAGTCGGGACTCAGCAAGGGTGCTATCTATAATTATTTCAAATCCAAGGATGAGATTTATTTCGAGGCCGTCAATGAGAATACATCAAGCCTTCAACATGCTGTACAAGAGCAGCTGCAGCAGCTGCCTGCCTCCATAGATAAAGTGTCTTTCCTATTCGATACTTACCTCAGCAATACTCACCAGGATCAGGCCGAGATGGCGCTGTTTCAGGTGTACTATGAATTTCGGCTCCAGTCCTGCCGGGATGAGAAGATTGCCAGCTTTCTGAAGAAGCGAAGACAGGATCTGTTCATTAACCTGATCCGGGATATAATTACGGACGGACAGGGCCGAGGGGAGATCCGGACTGAGCTCGATGCCACAGTTCTGGCTCATACGTTCTGGGGGCTGATTGACGGGGCATCCATCTGTGTGGTGACAGACCCGGACTATCCTTATGAGGCCGCCCTGTCCCAAATGAAACAAATGTTTCTTGCTTATATCAGCTGA
- a CDS encoding carboxypeptidase M32, which produces MESRTLDPKIQLAVEQYKALEEKIAHFVMIGGLLEWDQKVTAPKKGRSLFAKAIGTFRTEEFKLSISEEMGELLHTLSADDVYGQLDEITQAQIRERLEEYSRSRKIPEEMYREYVVLTAQANDAWEEARKTNQFSVFEPFLEKIVDYNRRFAGIYGYEQHPYDALLHQYEPGLSVAVLDPLFARLRETTVALLERIKKSGSKPSTEIFEQEYEVEQQKKFNHYFLPIIGFDMEAGRLDETVHPFAQTMNTGDVRITTRYLKDNVRSAVFGTIHEAGHGIYEQNIDPRLEGTALSSGASFGIHESQSRFLENMVGRSEQFWTFFYPKIQEHFPQQLGHVSKQDFYKAVNTVQPTMIRVEADELTYNLHIMIRYEIEKGVIGGEIEVKDLPAVWNQKMQEYLGITPSTDSEGVLQDVHWSFGGFGYFPSYSLGNLYAAQLLHTIVRELPDFYSYIEAGNFTAIQAWLKENVHRHGKLYTPEQLIRKVTGEDLKADYLVNYLEEKYSRIYNL; this is translated from the coding sequence ATGGAATCTCGAACACTTGACCCCAAGATTCAACTGGCTGTAGAACAGTATAAAGCTTTGGAAGAGAAGATTGCCCATTTTGTCATGATCGGGGGCTTGCTTGAGTGGGATCAGAAGGTAACTGCTCCCAAGAAGGGCCGTAGCCTATTTGCCAAAGCCATAGGCACTTTCCGAACGGAAGAATTCAAGTTATCCATCTCAGAGGAGATGGGAGAGCTTCTACATACTTTATCCGCGGATGACGTGTATGGGCAGCTGGATGAGATTACCCAGGCACAGATTCGGGAACGCTTAGAAGAATACAGCCGCTCACGGAAGATTCCAGAGGAGATGTACCGCGAATATGTCGTTCTTACCGCCCAAGCGAACGATGCCTGGGAAGAGGCGAGGAAGACGAATCAATTCAGTGTGTTCGAGCCTTTTCTGGAGAAGATTGTAGACTATAACCGGAGATTTGCCGGGATCTATGGATATGAACAGCATCCCTATGATGCGCTGCTCCATCAGTACGAACCGGGCTTAAGCGTGGCCGTACTGGATCCGCTGTTCGCAAGGCTGAGAGAGACGACGGTTGCGCTGCTTGAGAGAATTAAGAAGTCCGGCAGTAAGCCATCTACGGAGATTTTTGAGCAGGAGTATGAGGTGGAGCAGCAGAAGAAGTTCAATCACTACTTCCTCCCTATTATTGGCTTCGATATGGAGGCTGGCCGGCTTGACGAGACGGTCCATCCGTTCGCCCAGACGATGAATACCGGTGACGTGCGGATTACGACAAGGTACCTTAAGGACAATGTACGCTCTGCGGTATTTGGTACGATTCATGAAGCGGGGCACGGTATTTATGAGCAAAATATTGATCCGCGGCTGGAAGGCACAGCCTTGTCATCGGGGGCATCCTTCGGCATTCATGAATCCCAGTCCAGGTTCCTGGAGAACATGGTCGGCCGCAGCGAGCAATTCTGGACGTTCTTCTATCCGAAGATTCAGGAGCACTTCCCGCAGCAGCTGGGCCACGTAAGCAAGCAGGACTTCTATAAGGCCGTGAATACGGTACAGCCAACCATGATTCGTGTGGAAGCGGATGAGCTGACGTATAACCTTCATATTATGATTCGGTATGAGATCGAGAAGGGGGTTATCGGCGGAGAGATCGAAGTCAAGGATCTGCCTGCGGTATGGAATCAGAAGATGCAGGAGTACCTCGGGATCACTCCGTCTACGGATTCAGAAGGTGTGCTGCAGGATGTTCACTGGTCCTTCGGCGGCTTCGGCTACTTCCCTTCCTATTCTCTGGGCAACCTGTACGCTGCACAGCTGCTGCACACCATCGTACGGGAGCTGCCGGATTTCTATTCTTATATTGAAGCAGGCAACTTCACGGCGATTCAAGCTTGGCTGAAAGAGAATGTTCACCGGCACGGTAAGCTGTATACGCCTGAGCAATTAATTCGTAAAGTTACGGGCGAGGATTTGAAGGCGGATTACCTGGTGAATTATTTAGAAGAGAAGTACAGCCGAATCTACAATCTGTAA
- a CDS encoding GNAT family protein, translating into MANELKSLKYLDGQRIFLRRIAETDVDYLLEAVSNPVIRKLTGTTSFFTKKQLEQAIEKWSLDDSRMDLLICLKSDFKVIGDLAVLDVDHRERKGSFRIAVSDEAFMSQGYGSEALHLIIPYMLDTLNLRKININVYAFNERAIKTYEKLGFVREGIIREDLYFEGQYYDNILMGLFKEEYVPAK; encoded by the coding sequence ATGGCGAATGAGCTTAAATCACTTAAATATTTGGATGGACAAAGAATCTTCCTGCGGAGAATTGCGGAGACCGATGTGGATTATTTACTGGAAGCTGTATCAAATCCGGTGATTCGGAAGCTTACCGGAACCACTTCGTTCTTCACGAAGAAGCAGCTGGAACAGGCCATTGAGAAATGGAGTCTGGATGACAGCCGGATGGATCTGCTTATTTGCCTTAAGTCGGACTTCAAAGTGATCGGCGACCTCGCTGTTCTGGATGTGGATCACCGGGAGCGAAAAGGCAGCTTCCGCATCGCGGTATCGGATGAGGCCTTTATGAGTCAAGGCTATGGAAGTGAAGCTCTGCACCTGATCATTCCATACATGCTCGATACGCTTAATCTGCGCAAGATCAATATCAACGTGTATGCTTTTAACGAGAGAGCCATTAAGACTTATGAGAAATTGGGCTTTGTCCGGGAAGGGATCATCAGGGAAGACCTGTACTTCGAGGGTCAGTATTACGACAATATCCTGATGGGACTCTTCAAGGAGGAGTATGTACCTGCGAAATAA
- a CDS encoding GNAT family N-acetyltransferase, which produces MTFNEYEMIERLPTVAEHQLLWESVGWGEVDIQMTEASIAGSIYGVVAIYQGVTVGMGRIVGDGAMYFYIQDVAVMPEHQASGVGGRILDQLLAYIRTSPRSSGGAPFIGLFASEGKERFYEKYGFRDYSPGMTGMFMVMDK; this is translated from the coding sequence ATGACATTCAATGAATATGAAATGATAGAAAGATTGCCTACCGTTGCCGAGCATCAACTCCTCTGGGAATCTGTAGGCTGGGGAGAAGTGGACATCCAAATGACGGAGGCTTCGATTGCAGGTTCGATCTATGGCGTAGTGGCCATTTACCAGGGCGTCACGGTCGGCATGGGCCGGATTGTTGGCGATGGGGCGATGTACTTCTACATTCAGGATGTTGCTGTTATGCCTGAACACCAGGCCTCCGGTGTGGGCGGCCGCATTCTGGACCAGCTTCTGGCTTACATCAGAACCTCCCCCAGGTCATCTGGTGGAGCTCCCTTTATCGGATTGTTCGCGTCGGAAGGCAAGGAGAGGTTCTATGAGAAGTACGGGTTCAGGGATTATTCCCCAGGCATGACCGGCATGTTCATGGTAATGGATAAATAG
- a CDS encoding thioesterase family protein — MRKESLVQPDPQSWLSQFQFSIPIKVRYCETDLLGHVNNVSYFMYFEQGRIEYFENLGLTEELFSEERVSVVADLECQYLAQIFLRDPLKLHIRVARLGRSSMDIEYALVANDQLKAAGRGAIVLIDTKSGKSTPIPDAAREVISSYENLVE, encoded by the coding sequence ATGCGAAAAGAATCCTTGGTACAGCCAGATCCGCAGAGCTGGCTTAGTCAATTTCAATTCTCCATCCCGATTAAGGTTCGCTACTGCGAGACGGATCTGCTTGGCCATGTGAACAATGTGAGCTATTTCATGTATTTTGAGCAAGGCCGGATTGAATACTTCGAGAATTTGGGCTTGACGGAAGAACTGTTCAGTGAAGAACGGGTATCCGTCGTTGCTGATCTGGAATGCCAGTACCTGGCACAGATCTTTTTGCGTGATCCGCTCAAGCTGCATATCAGGGTGGCTAGGCTCGGCCGTTCGTCAATGGATATCGAGTATGCCTTGGTTGCTAATGATCAGTTGAAGGCAGCTGGGCGCGGAGCTATTGTATTGATAGATACGAAGAGCGGCAAGAGTACGCCAATTCCGGATGCTGCGCGGGAAGTTATAAGTTCTTATGAGAATTTGGTTGAGTGA
- a CDS encoding alpha/beta hydrolase-fold protein has translation MKMVKGLILALFLALIVEPLAVASAAKERATSSTLKVNFFSNSLQKKMRLNVYLPPNYEAQSKYPVLYVLHSYKLNEDHWWNSLKVTEKADELIASGKIEPLIIVAPMIDNSFGVNSAELSGTVPESGKPGDEGVLYKGKYEDYITQDVVNYVDTHFKTKKSRSSRYLGGTSMGGFAALRIGFSHPELFGKVGGHSPALFVGPMWDVLEKVIYPTEAIRKLNDPILLAGTQKLNKQRIYLDAGDKDDFLGPLKTLDQVLAKRPTKSYELHVNSGGKHDDAYWSSQMANYLLFYAGLDQD, from the coding sequence ATGAAAATGGTCAAAGGACTTATCTTGGCGCTGTTCCTTGCTCTAATTGTTGAGCCTCTTGCAGTGGCTTCGGCAGCGAAGGAGCGCGCGACTTCTTCAACCCTGAAAGTGAACTTCTTCAGCAATTCGCTTCAGAAAAAAATGCGTCTTAACGTCTACCTGCCTCCGAATTATGAGGCTCAAAGCAAGTATCCTGTGCTCTATGTGCTTCATTCTTATAAGCTAAATGAAGACCATTGGTGGAATAGTCTTAAGGTTACAGAGAAGGCTGATGAGCTGATTGCCAGCGGCAAGATCGAACCCCTGATTATCGTAGCTCCAATGATAGATAACAGTTTTGGCGTGAACTCTGCAGAGCTCTCCGGCACCGTTCCCGAGAGCGGCAAGCCCGGGGATGAAGGCGTTCTCTACAAAGGTAAATATGAGGATTATATCACCCAGGATGTGGTCAACTATGTAGATACCCATTTCAAGACAAAAAAGTCCCGCAGCAGCCGCTATCTGGGCGGAACCTCCATGGGTGGATTCGCAGCGCTGCGTATCGGATTCTCTCATCCCGAGCTGTTCGGCAAGGTAGGTGGTCATTCCCCGGCTCTGTTCGTTGGCCCTATGTGGGACGTGCTGGAGAAAGTTATCTACCCGACTGAAGCCATTCGCAAGCTGAACGACCCCATTCTCCTTGCCGGAACCCAGAAGCTGAACAAGCAGCGAATCTACCTGGATGCCGGGGATAAGGATGACTTCCTTGGGCCCTTGAAGACTTTGGATCAGGTACTGGCCAAGCGCCCGACCAAATCCTACGAGCTGCATGTGAATTCGGGCGGGAAGCATGATGATGCCTACTGGAGCAGCCAGATGGCGAATTACCTGCTCTTCTATGCCGGGCTGGATCAGGACTAA
- a CDS encoding AraC family transcriptional regulator has protein sequence MKESTEGRTFHPGYRIGLVCRMEEHISNESRTLPPNYQMVLIEDGNGMVEVGTQVYPLLSPAVYCYHPQERVRLIAGRPLQYQILCFSPGVLNERLGDLLNAQEEPGQGLTGTDAQDLWLLEPFTERQDGYCGSIPLDPTSARHLAELLLEISKNLRDQPDYHWPCRSRSYLMELLFLVRRSYRRTGFTPAAVPYNVPDSVKPILEYLHTHYREKIKLEDLTSAFHLNKTTLGEQFKRSTGISLIAYVNKIRMTMADSMLRNTLLPTTEIMERIGIRDDAHFIRHFRKYSGYSPAEYRSKYCWMLNNNS, from the coding sequence ATGAAGGAATCGACCGAAGGAAGAACGTTTCATCCCGGCTATAGAATCGGATTAGTCTGCCGTATGGAAGAACACATATCCAATGAGTCTCGAACGCTTCCACCCAATTATCAAATGGTTCTCATCGAAGACGGGAATGGAATGGTGGAAGTCGGGACACAGGTGTATCCTCTCCTCTCGCCCGCCGTCTACTGTTATCATCCACAGGAGCGGGTTCGCCTTATCGCAGGCCGCCCTCTACAATATCAAATACTGTGCTTCTCACCTGGTGTATTAAATGAAAGATTGGGAGATCTCCTTAATGCTCAGGAAGAACCCGGACAAGGGCTTACGGGCACGGACGCCCAGGACTTATGGCTGCTTGAACCTTTCACAGAACGGCAAGATGGATACTGCGGGTCAATTCCTCTTGACCCTACATCGGCAAGGCACTTGGCAGAGCTTCTTCTAGAGATAAGTAAAAACCTGCGCGATCAGCCGGATTACCATTGGCCCTGCCGAAGCCGATCCTATCTGATGGAGCTGCTGTTCCTCGTCCGGCGATCTTATCGGAGAACCGGATTCACCCCAGCCGCAGTTCCCTACAATGTTCCTGACTCGGTGAAGCCCATCCTGGAATATCTGCATACTCATTATAGGGAGAAGATCAAGCTGGAAGACCTGACTTCAGCCTTCCATCTGAATAAGACTACACTAGGGGAACAATTTAAAAGATCCACAGGCATCTCGCTGATCGCCTATGTGAACAAGATCCGGATGACTATGGCAGACTCCATGCTTCGCAATACGCTCCTGCCGACGACAGAGATTATGGAGAGGATTGGAATTCGGGATGATGCTCATTTCATCCGTCATTTCCGCAAATACTCCGGATATTCACCTGCAGAATACAGGAGTAAGTACTGCTGGATGCTTAACAACAACAGCTGA
- a CDS encoding HAD family hydrolase has product MNKQAVFFDVDDTLYDHLSPLRSALVEVLGLPEDFPYERAYYLFRYYSDLLSDEEGLSAVPDQAKMERMRKRRFMLSLAELGVEVTEEQAGRLQSAYLKGQFGIKPFEGAVPLIRGLSEAGYVVGLITNGPREHQMSKILAMEIEKLVPDSHIFISGALGVAKPDPRLFTHVNAITGTRAEECHYIGDSWRNDVVGSLGAGWTSIWFNHRGAKPESDHTPHHIVSTYEEIGRLYGMNKLDK; this is encoded by the coding sequence ATGAACAAGCAAGCTGTATTTTTTGATGTGGATGACACGCTCTATGACCATTTGTCGCCTCTGCGCAGCGCATTAGTAGAGGTTCTTGGATTGCCAGAGGATTTCCCGTATGAGAGAGCGTACTATTTATTCCGCTATTATAGTGACCTATTATCTGATGAGGAAGGACTGTCCGCGGTTCCTGATCAGGCCAAAATGGAGCGTATGCGTAAGAGACGGTTCATGCTGAGCCTGGCCGAGCTTGGTGTGGAAGTGACAGAGGAGCAGGCTGGCAGGCTGCAGTCCGCCTATCTGAAGGGACAGTTCGGAATTAAGCCGTTCGAGGGTGCGGTGCCGCTTATACGCGGGTTAAGTGAGGCGGGCTATGTAGTAGGATTGATCACCAACGGCCCGAGGGAGCACCAGATGAGCAAAATTCTCGCCATGGAAATCGAGAAGCTGGTGCCGGACAGTCACATCTTCATCTCCGGGGCTCTGGGAGTCGCCAAGCCGGATCCCCGTCTGTTCACTCATGTCAATGCAATCACAGGGACCCGCGCAGAGGAATGCCATTATATTGGGGACTCTTGGCGCAATGATGTCGTAGGCAGTCTGGGCGCCGGCTGGACCTCGATCTGGTTCAATCACCGCGGGGCGAAGCCGGAGTCGGATCACACGCCCCATCATATTGTATCTACTTACGAGGAGATTGGCAGATTATATGGAATGAATAAGCTCGACAAGTAA
- a CDS encoding ABC transporter ATP-binding protein, translating to MGMVLTFLKKYRAASIAALLMMLIELSVELMQPYLISKIIDNGIRVKDLSVVWLWGGVLLGSSVIAFLAGILSSFFASHASQGFAFDLRDKLYDRVQSFTYSVFSRFESSSLITRLTGDVTQLQDMIFMSLRFATRVPLVVFGSILMALIVDVQLGLLLVLTVPFLIMFVMWMMRIATSNFGKVQSRLDKVNEVIQENLTGIRLIRVFVRTGHEIERFARFSLALMKETVGSLRLMESTVPFVLLLVNCAIIAVLWFGRIEIAAGDASVGQVVAVANYSLRIIGALSALSWVLMNYSRAIASAKRIQEVMDTEDQAEALLHGAVNRPGQPGEQAAPVQGQVEFRNIGFRYPGSDIDVLDGISFKVETGQRVAILGATGSGKSSLIQLIPRLHEPSEGNILIDGVDIRDIPHSRLRASIGYVPQEVVLFTGSVKDNIAWGREEATSSQIETAARQAQIHKTIERLPEGYETKLGQRGVNLSGGQKQRLSIARALVRQPSILILDDSTSALDVSTEAALLEALKNLSCTTFLITQKISSTKSADLILLLDEGRLAALGSHEDLMRTSLLYRKIYQSQYGEGAHHVQSLG from the coding sequence ATGGGGATGGTCCTGACTTTTCTCAAGAAATACCGTGCTGCTTCCATTGCGGCTCTGCTCATGATGCTGATTGAGCTGTCCGTGGAGCTGATGCAGCCTTATCTGATCTCCAAAATCATTGATAACGGAATACGAGTGAAGGATCTGTCCGTGGTATGGCTGTGGGGCGGCGTGCTGCTCGGAAGCTCGGTCATTGCTTTCCTGGCCGGCATATTGAGCTCCTTCTTCGCTTCCCATGCCAGTCAGGGCTTCGCCTTCGATCTGCGTGACAAGCTGTACGATAGGGTGCAGTCCTTCACTTACTCTGTATTTAGCCGGTTCGAATCCTCGTCCTTAATCACACGGCTGACCGGGGACGTTACCCAGCTGCAGGATATGATCTTCATGAGTCTCAGATTCGCAACCCGGGTACCACTGGTCGTATTTGGCAGTATCCTGATGGCACTTATCGTGGATGTGCAGCTGGGTCTGCTGCTGGTCCTGACTGTTCCCTTTCTGATTATGTTTGTCATGTGGATGATGAGGATCGCGACTTCCAACTTCGGCAAAGTCCAAAGCAGACTGGACAAGGTGAATGAAGTCATTCAGGAGAATCTGACGGGAATCCGTCTGATCCGGGTATTCGTACGGACAGGGCACGAGATTGAACGGTTCGCGAGGTTCAGCCTGGCGCTGATGAAGGAGACCGTGGGGTCACTCAGACTTATGGAGTCCACGGTGCCTTTCGTTCTCCTGCTGGTGAACTGTGCCATCATTGCGGTCCTCTGGTTCGGCCGGATCGAGATTGCTGCCGGGGATGCTTCCGTTGGCCAAGTTGTAGCCGTCGCGAATTACTCCCTGCGGATTATCGGCGCTCTCTCGGCCCTGTCCTGGGTACTTATGAATTATTCCCGGGCTATCGCTTCAGCGAAGCGCATCCAGGAAGTGATGGATACTGAGGATCAAGCCGAAGCACTTCTTCATGGTGCTGTGAACCGGCCGGGTCAACCGGGTGAACAGGCGGCGCCTGTCCAAGGACAGGTCGAGTTCCGCAATATAGGCTTCCGTTATCCCGGCAGTGACATTGACGTCCTGGACGGGATCAGCTTCAAGGTGGAGACCGGTCAGAGGGTGGCTATATTGGGAGCAACAGGTTCAGGTAAATCTTCACTTATTCAGCTCATCCCGCGCCTTCATGAGCCGTCCGAGGGGAATATCCTTATTGATGGCGTGGATATCCGGGATATCCCCCATTCACGCCTCCGGGCCTCAATCGGTTATGTTCCACAGGAGGTTGTGCTGTTCACAGGCTCGGTTAAGGATAATATTGCCTGGGGCCGTGAAGAGGCAACCTCAAGTCAGATTGAGACAGCCGCCAGACAGGCCCAGATCCATAAGACGATTGAGCGGCTGCCTGAGGGGTATGAGACGAAGCTCGGGCAGCGGGGGGTCAACCTGTCGGGCGGACAGAAGCAGCGGCTGTCGATTGCGAGGGCCTTGGTCAGACAGCCCTCCATTCTGATTCTGGACGACAGCACCAGTGCGCTTGATGTGAGTACAGAAGCGGCACTTCTTGAAGCATTGAAGAATTTGTCCTGCACGACGTTCCTGATTACCCAGAAGATTAGCTCGACAAAGTCGGCGGATCTGATTCTGCTTCTGGATGAGGGCCGGCTTGCTGCCCTCGGCAGCCATGAGGATCTAATGCGAACCTCACTTTTATACCGGAAGATCTATCAATCTCAGTACGGGGAGGGGGCACATCATGTTCAAAGCCTTGGCTGA
- a CDS encoding ABC transporter ATP-binding protein produces MFKALAEPFQHPYPEIELQKGRKPKAKVRNVSGTLGRIWSYLARRKAKLTLVLLMVVLSSGLALLGPYMIGRAVDDYLESSQGHFGLFLAGLGLVYTLYSVTSWLQNIWMIEISQETVYRMRADLFTHLHQLPIPFFGQRQQGEIMSRLTNDMENVSSTLNSSAIQIFSSILTLIGTLGVMLYLSPLLTLLTFLVVPLMILGMRWITRRTGPLYKQRQSNLGELNGYIEETLSGQRIIKAFSQEPRVVRGFQERNEAIRRSGFWAQTISGFIPKLMNSLNNLSFAIVAGIGGVLAIHGAVTIGIIIVFVEYARQFTRPLNDLANQWNTLLSAMAGAERVFEVMDEEVEGKDEGASVKLNHVEGAVSFSGVSFSYEEGGDTLAGISFDAKPGEMIALVGPTGAGKTTLIQLLSRFYDPTGGLITVDGRDITTIQRHSLRSHMVFVLQDSFLFQGTIRENIRFGRLDASDEEVEEASGLANAHAFIMRLDGGYDKVLKTGGSGISQGQKQLLAIARAMLANPSILVLDEATSSIDTITEIKIQEGLQRLMKGRTSFVIAHRLNTIRQADKILVLKDGRLLEQGPHEELLAEGGFYSRLYLNQLQHEDLQ; encoded by the coding sequence ATGTTCAAAGCCTTGGCTGAACCGTTCCAGCACCCCTATCCCGAGATCGAGCTGCAGAAGGGCAGGAAGCCGAAGGCGAAAGTGAGGAACGTCTCGGGGACGCTGGGAAGAATCTGGTCGTATCTTGCCCGTCGCAAGGCCAAGCTGACCCTCGTCCTGTTGATGGTGGTTCTAAGCTCAGGACTGGCCCTTCTGGGCCCTTACATGATCGGAAGAGCTGTGGATGATTATCTGGAGAGCAGTCAGGGACACTTCGGTCTATTCCTGGCAGGACTTGGCCTGGTATATACGCTCTATTCCGTCACTTCCTGGCTGCAGAACATCTGGATGATCGAGATCTCCCAGGAGACGGTATACCGGATGCGCGCGGATCTGTTCACCCATCTGCACCAGCTTCCGATCCCCTTCTTCGGCCAAAGGCAGCAGGGCGAGATCATGAGCCGGCTGACCAACGATATGGAGAACGTCAGTTCCACCTTGAACAGCTCTGCGATCCAGATCTTCTCGAGTATACTCACCCTGATCGGCACGCTTGGCGTTATGCTGTATCTCAGTCCGCTGCTGACACTGCTGACTTTCCTGGTTGTGCCGCTCATGATCCTGGGCATGCGCTGGATTACCCGGCGCACAGGTCCGCTGTACAAGCAGCGGCAGAGCAATCTGGGGGAACTGAACGGGTATATTGAGGAGACACTGTCGGGACAGCGGATCATTAAGGCATTCTCCCAGGAACCTAGAGTAGTGCGGGGATTCCAAGAGCGCAATGAGGCTATCCGCCGCTCGGGCTTCTGGGCCCAGACGATATCAGGATTCATTCCCAAGCTGATGAACAGCCTTAACAATTTGAGCTTTGCCATTGTGGCTGGCATCGGGGGAGTTCTTGCGATTCACGGCGCGGTCACGATCGGGATTATCATTGTCTTCGTGGAGTATGCGAGGCAGTTCACAAGACCTTTGAATGACCTGGCTAATCAGTGGAATACATTGCTGTCGGCGATGGCTGGAGCGGAGAGAGTATTTGAGGTCATGGACGAGGAAGTGGAGGGCAAGGATGAAGGCGCTTCGGTGAAGCTGAACCATGTGGAAGGCGCGGTCAGCTTCTCCGGGGTCTCATTCTCTTACGAAGAGGGCGGAGATACGCTGGCAGGGATCAGCTTTGATGCGAAGCCGGGTGAGATGATTGCGTTGGTAGGCCCCACTGGAGCAGGCAAGACCACGTTAATCCAGCTGTTGTCGAGGTTTTACGATCCTACAGGAGGGCTGATCACTGTAGATGGACGAGACATTACCACTATTCAGCGGCACAGCTTGAGATCTCATATGGTCTTCGTGCTGCAGGATTCTTTTCTCTTCCAGGGAACGATTCGTGAGAATATCCGCTTCGGACGGCTGGATGCATCCGATGAAGAGGTGGAGGAAGCCTCCGGACTGGCTAATGCGCATGCCTTCATTATGCGGCTTGACGGCGGCTATGACAAAGTGCTGAAGACGGGCGGCAGCGGCATTAGTCAGGGACAGAAGCAGCTGCTGGCTATTGCCCGGGCAATGCTTGCTAATCCCTCGATTCTTGTGCTGGATGAAGCTACGAGCAGCATTGATACGATTACCGAGATCAAGATTCAGGAAGGTCTGCAGCGTCTGATGAAGGGGAGAACCAGCTTCGTCATTGCGCACAGGCTGAATACGATCCGGCAGGCGGACAAGATCCTTGTTCTTAAGGATGGAAGACTGCTTGAACAGGGACCGCATGAGGAGCTGCTTGCCGAAGGTGGATTCTACAGCAGGCTGTACCTGAATCAACTCCAGCATGAGGATTTGCAGTGA
- a CDS encoding spore coat protein — protein sequence MQQQFGSNQQSQGQSIPQFNRGGHELFETHEILQCTINLLDNYTIYRSYVKDQELMGILDRQAAYIRTQYNLTVECFMSGQKPSQETEPYLIPQMKQPIYGLQQQGQAKKPAASQAEINDAVISTLMLNIVKPHASALARSATEVVNPVVRRVLASQSQNFVEMAYELFEYQNVRGYYQLPQLSGQELHAMMNEFAPTIGGNQGMGFGQSH from the coding sequence ATGCAGCAGCAATTTGGATCAAATCAGCAAAGCCAAGGTCAGAGTATCCCGCAATTTAACCGCGGTGGGCATGAACTATTTGAAACACATGAAATTCTCCAGTGCACCATTAATCTGCTCGACAACTATACGATTTACAGATCATATGTGAAGGATCAGGAGCTTATGGGGATCCTGGATCGTCAAGCGGCCTATATCCGGACTCAGTATAACTTGACGGTAGAGTGCTTCATGTCAGGGCAAAAACCAAGCCAGGAGACCGAGCCTTACCTGATCCCTCAAATGAAACAGCCGATATATGGATTGCAGCAGCAGGGACAGGCCAAGAAACCGGCAGCCTCACAGGCCGAGATCAATGATGCGGTAATCAGCACATTGATGCTGAATATCGTTAAGCCGCATGCTTCAGCCCTGGCAAGATCGGCTACTGAAGTGGTGAATCCTGTAGTTAGACGGGTGCTTGCTTCCCAATCCCAGAACTTTGTTGAGATGGCCTATGAGCTGTTCGAATATCAGAATGTCCGCGGTTATTACCAGCTTCCACAGCTCTCCGGGCAGGAGCTGCATGCGATGATGAATGAGTTCGCACCTACGATTGGCGGTAACCAAGGTATGGGATTCGGTCAGTCTCACTAA